One genomic region from Sparus aurata chromosome 15, fSpaAur1.1, whole genome shotgun sequence encodes:
- the fgfbp3 gene encoding fibroblast growth factor-binding protein 2 — MSVLPCSFVLLLLLCLPVLGEAKRQPGQAKPDKPRQPPPSPQPAKRPRNRSVPGSGELSTKEGHRCIWQTSGEGLVSLLVNCSTETLGDPERYWCRYAGKPDLCQAYGVKSSQYWKQLVGKLKKRQNACEGEKVLKAKTCKKAPTEAHMKLAQRSREDERKGGKKKGAPTGKSSDGGKAERRKKKEEEEEEEKKRLEERTGFDEDGVVNDMDPAQSYCSEGWNSVCSFFVKFFEG; from the exons ATGAGCGTCCTGCCGTGCAgtttcgtcctcctcctcctcctctgcctccccgTCCTCGGTGAGGCGAAGCGACAGCCTGGTCAGGCCAAACCCGACAAACCCCGGCAGCCGCCGCCGTCGCCCCAACCGGCCAAGAGACCCAGAAACCGCTCGGTGCCCGGCTCTGGAGAGCTGAGCACCAAGGAGGGCCATCGCTGCATCTGGCAGACGTCCGGCGAAGGCCTGGTGAGCCTGCTGGTGAACTGCAGCACTGAAACACTGGGAGACCCGGAGAG GTACTGGTGTCGCTACGCCGGCAAACCGGACCTCTGCCAGGCCTACGGGGTGAAGTCCAGCCAGTACTGGAAGCAGCTGGTGGGGAAGCTGAAGAAGAGGCAGAACGCCTGCGAAGGAGAGAAAGTCCTGAAGGCCAAAACCTGCAAGAAGGCTCCGACCGAGGCCCACATGAAGCTCGCCcagcgcagcagagaggacgagaggaagggagggaagaAGAAAGGAGCGCCGACCGGCAAGAGCTCAGACGGAGggaaggcagagaggaggaagaagaaggaggaggaggaggaagaggagaagaagaggctggaggagaggaCTGGGTTTGACGAGGATGGAGTGGTGAACGACATGGACCCGGCGCAGAGCTACTGCAGCGAGGGCTGGAACTCCGTCTGCTCCTTCTTCGTCAAGTTTTTTGAGGGTTGA
- the LOC115597116 gene encoding protein phosphatase 1 regulatory subunit 3C-B, which produces MSAASVLRSFSPSAMPGPVMPMDVAMRFYISHSPPPLRGFLSSYEELQRTKNRVNQSTARSHNQQLYKPLRPCLSNQQKAADDDGCMGWSNNKVSKKKVVFADTKGMSLTAIHVFSKFDDEPYRNKRRGGVTEELQFDMTDLETATMDLKISSTRSLALDFKQPSADYLDFRNRLIHNSVCLENCSLQERSLTGTVKVRNIGFEKSVQLRATFDSWVSFTDVECTFMNNVYSCQDNDTFAFVLELPTNIPPQNRVEFCICFKTQDQTFWDNNDGKNYSLKHVGWNGEDLNGLMPPTSAEQKKPSEHKNGSVNKLLEVEFDQFGSPRMSNGLFPGWQSWGQIENTVPYW; this is translated from the exons ATGAGTGCTGCAAG tGTGCTCCGGTCCTTCAGCCCATCAGCAATGCCTGGCCCAGTGATGCCGATGGACGTTGCGATGAGATTCTACATCAgccactctcctcctcctctccgaggCTTCCTCAGCTCCTacgaggagctgcagaggaccAAGAACCGGGTCAACCAGTCCACCGCCCGCAGCCACAACCAGCAGCTCTACAAACCGCTGCGGCCCTGCCTCAGCAACCAGCAGAAGGCGGCGGATGACGACGGCTGCATGGGCTGGAGCAACAACAAGGTCAGCAAGAAGAAGGTGGTGTTTGCAGACACGAAGGGCATGTCGCTCACCGCCATCCACGTTTTCTCCAAGTTTGACGATGAGCCGTATCGAAACAAGCGGCGCGGGGGAGTCAcggaggagctgcagtttgaCATGACGGACCTGGAAACGGCCACGATGGATCTAAAGATCAGCTCGACACGCAGCCTGGCGCTGGACTTTAAACAGCCCTCAGCTGACTATCTGGATTTCCGGAACCGCCTGATTCACAATTCAGTCTGCTTGGAGAACTGCTCACTTCAGGAGCGCTCGCTGACCGGCACCGTCAAGGTCCGAAACATTGGGTTTGAGAAGTCGGTGCAGCTGCGCGCAACTTTTGACTCGTGGGTCAGCTTCACCGACGTCGAGTGCACCTTCATGAACAACGTCTACAGCTGCCAGGACAACGACACCTTTGCGTTCGTCCTGGAGCTGCCCACAAACATCCCGCCCCAGAATCGGGTGGAGTTCTGCATCTGCTTCAAAACCCAGGACCAGACCTTCTGGGACAATAATGACGGCAAGAACTATTCTCTCAAGCACGTTGGCTGGAACGGAGAGGACCTGAACGGCCTGATGCCGCCGACTTCTGCTGAGCAGAAGAAGCCCTCAGAACACAAAAACGGGAGCGTGAACAAGCTGCTGGAGGTTGAGTTCGATCAGTTCGGCAGCCCACGCATGTCCAACGGACTCTTCCCCGGCTGGCAGAGCTGGGGTCAGATTGAGAACACTGTGCCTTATTGGTGA